A DNA window from Hevea brasiliensis isolate MT/VB/25A 57/8 chromosome 2, ASM3005281v1, whole genome shotgun sequence contains the following coding sequences:
- the LOC110660973 gene encoding probable serine/threonine-protein kinase PBL21: protein MRCFSCIGSHKNDTKIDTENGLRSTPRHSSDSSGSGRGRSSSHGNRKVNGRKTTDASGARSFTFRELAAATSNFRETNLIGEGGFGRVYKGRLESSEIVAVKQLNHDGVQGFQEFIVEVLMLSLLHHPNLVTLIGYCTAGDQRLLVYEYMPMGSLEDHLFDLEPDKEPLNWSTRMKIAVGAAQGLEYLHCKANPPVIYRDLKSANILLDADFNPKLSDFGLAKLGPVGEKTHVSTRVMGTYGYCAPEYAMSGKLTLKSDIYSFGVVLLELITGRKAIDRSKRPGEQNLVAWSRQFLKDQKKFYQLVDPLLEGRYPRRCLNYAIAITAMCLHEEAHFRPLIGDIVVALEYLATQCHGTESNSSRVRSDTPPSSLPTDRGACPQEPVSRSKAF, encoded by the exons ATGAGGTGCTTTTCTTGCATAGGTTCTCACAAAAATGATACTAAGATCGACACTGAAAATGGCCTTCGATCTACCCCACGCCATTCTTCTGATTCCTCAG GTAGCGGGAGGGGAAGGTCGAGTTCACATG GTAATAGAAAGGTGAATGGTAGAAAGACTACAGACGCCAGTGGCGCTCGGAGTTTCACATTTCGCGAGCTTGCCGCGGCGACCAGCAATTTTAGAGAGACGAATTTGATTGGGGAGGGAGGTTTTGGGAGGGTTTACAAAGGCCGCTTAGAATCTAGCGAG ATTGTTGCAGTGAAACAACTTAATCATGATGGTGTTCAAGGGTTTCAGGAATTTATTGTGGAGGTTCTCATGTTGAGCCTGTTGCACCATCCCAATCTTGTGACTTTGATTGGCTACTGCACTGCTGGTGATCAAAGACTATTGGTTTATGAGTACATGCCAATGGGTAGTTTGGAAGACCATCTATTTG ATCTCGAACCTGATAAAGAGCCATTGAATTGGAGCACTCGGATGAAAATTGCTGTTGGTGCTGCTCAGGGCCTTGAGTACCTACATTGCAAAGCGAATCCTCCTGTTATTTACCGTGACCTGAAATCTGCAAATATCTTGCTAGATGCTGATTTCAATCCAAAATTATCAGATTTTGGACTTGCAAAACTGGGACCTGTTGGTGAAAAGACACATGTTTCAACCAGAGTTATGGGAACATATGGATACTGTGCGCCAGAGTATGCCATGAGTGGCAAATTGACTCTTAAATCTGATATTTATAGCTTTGGTGTTGTTCTGTTGGAGTTAATCACTGGGCGAAAGGCAATAGATCGATCTAAGAGGCCAGGAGAGCAGAACCTAGTTGCCTGG TCTCGTCAATTTCTGAAGGATCAGAAAAAGTTTTACCAATTGGTTGATCCTCTGTTGGAAGGGCGCTACCCTCGCCGTTGTTTGAACTATGCAATTGCTATCACTGCAATGTGTCTTCATGAAGAAGCACATTTTCGCCCTCTGATTGGTGATATAGTTGTTGCCCTCGAATACTTGGCCACACAGTGTCATGGCACTGAATCCAATTCCAGTCGGGTACGAAGTGACACTCCACCATCTTCTTTGCCAACAGATAGGGGTGCATGTCCTCAAGAACCAGTTTCTAGAAGCAAAGCATTTTAA